In a genomic window of Leisingera caerulea DSM 24564:
- a CDS encoding class I SAM-dependent methyltransferase, whose translation MTDWTSGYVAGIDYTYDFHSQLTPALLEFAAMRQGHRHGLGQDRLSYCELGCGQGFSANLLAAANPHISFHAMDFSPAHIAGARELAQEAGLENVHFHERSFEDFGQAPDLPDSFDIIALHGVYSWISAENRQHILRFISERLRPGGLVYVSSNAQPGWAAAMPLRRLLAGRAEQGSGPLTKRIQDAMDFARQLSAAGAGFFASNPAAAKRLKHMEAMPANYLAHEYFNKDWTPFHFEDLAAELAGAKLNFAGSAHPLDNIDSIRFTPQQQALLEAEPDPDRREGLRDVLINEHFRTDIFVKGKLAHTPRGEIGAWFATPFALTRSYSGGALKFHHRGKDLLLEQAQYGPVLKALAEGPGTVRSLLDQGVFGTMDWGSITLMLTALAGTGSITPCLPPKGLDKRAAACRAFNLAVCKRAEDSEALRFLASPVTGGGVELDRLEQLFLMARGEGLETPADWAGLAWRILAPQGQRLQHEGRVLETEEENLALLRARAGNFAARRLPLLDSLGVTLQDSSAALRSTGGAQPQGAAA comes from the coding sequence GTGACCGATTGGACTTCCGGATATGTCGCCGGCATCGACTACACCTATGATTTCCACAGCCAGCTGACGCCAGCCCTGCTGGAATTCGCCGCCATGCGCCAGGGCCACAGGCACGGGCTCGGCCAGGACAGGCTCAGCTATTGCGAGCTGGGCTGCGGCCAGGGCTTCTCGGCCAACCTGCTGGCGGCCGCGAACCCGCATATTTCCTTTCACGCCATGGACTTCAGCCCGGCTCATATCGCCGGCGCCCGCGAACTGGCGCAGGAGGCCGGGCTGGAGAACGTCCATTTCCACGAACGCAGCTTCGAGGATTTCGGCCAGGCGCCGGACCTGCCGGACAGCTTTGACATCATCGCGCTGCACGGCGTCTACAGCTGGATCTCCGCCGAAAACCGCCAGCATATCCTCCGCTTCATCTCTGAGCGGCTGCGGCCGGGCGGACTGGTCTATGTCAGCAGCAACGCGCAGCCGGGCTGGGCCGCCGCGATGCCGCTGCGCCGCCTGCTGGCCGGCCGGGCAGAGCAGGGCAGCGGCCCGCTGACCAAACGGATCCAAGATGCCATGGACTTCGCCCGCCAGCTGAGCGCGGCCGGTGCAGGCTTCTTTGCCAGCAACCCCGCCGCTGCCAAGCGGCTCAAGCACATGGAGGCGATGCCCGCCAACTATCTCGCGCATGAATATTTCAACAAGGACTGGACGCCGTTCCACTTCGAGGATCTGGCCGCTGAACTGGCGGGCGCCAAGCTGAACTTTGCCGGTTCGGCGCATCCGCTCGACAATATCGACAGCATCCGCTTCACGCCGCAGCAGCAGGCGCTGCTGGAGGCTGAGCCGGACCCGGACCGCCGCGAGGGCCTGCGGGACGTGCTGATCAACGAGCATTTCCGCACCGATATCTTTGTGAAGGGCAAGCTGGCCCATACCCCGCGCGGTGAAATCGGCGCCTGGTTTGCAACGCCGTTTGCGCTGACCCGCTCCTACAGCGGCGGCGCGCTCAAGTTTCATCACCGCGGCAAGGACCTGCTGCTGGAGCAGGCGCAGTACGGGCCGGTGCTGAAGGCGCTGGCCGAAGGCCCCGGAACGGTGCGCAGCCTGCTGGATCAGGGCGTGTTCGGAACCATGGACTGGGGCAGCATCACCTTGATGCTGACAGCGCTGGCAGGCACCGGCAGCATCACCCCCTGCCTGCCGCCCAAGGGGCTGGACAAACGCGCTGCCGCCTGCCGCGCCTTCAACCTGGCCGTTTGCAAGCGGGCTGAGGACAGCGAGGCGCTGCGCTTTCTTGCCTCGCCTGTCACCGGCGGGGGGGTGGAGCTTGACCGGCTTGAGCAGCTGTTCCTGATGGCCCGCGGCGAGGGGCTGGAAACCCCGGCGGACTGGGCCGGTCTGGCCTGGCGTATCCTGGCGCCGCAGGGCCAGCGCCTGCAGCATGAGGGGCGGGTGCTGGAAACCGAGGAAGAGAACCTTGCCCTGCTGCGCGCCCGGGCCGGCAATTTCGCCGCCCGCCGCCTGCCGCTGCTGGACAGCCTGGGCGTGACGCTGCAGGACAGCAGCGCCGCGCTGCGGAGCACCGGCGGGGCGCAGCCACAGGGCGCCGCTGCCTGA